The Melospiza georgiana isolate bMelGeo1 chromosome 26, bMelGeo1.pri, whole genome shotgun sequence genome window below encodes:
- the DOHH gene encoding deoxyhypusine hydroxylase has translation MVTEQEVEAIGRTLVDAAQPLPARFRALFTLRNLGGRAAVEWISRAFGDSSALLKHELAYCLGQMQDEAAIPVLIRVLEDTAQEPMVRHEAGEALGAIGNPEVLDVLKRYSQDPVVEVAETCQLAVRRLQWLQNNKEQAGSSPYRSVDPAPPAEETDVAKLREILLDESQELFERYRAMFALRNVGGQAAVLALAEGLRCGSALFRHEIGYVLGQLQDEACVPQLTAALCSRAESAMVRHECAEALGAIARPGCLRALRAFAADEERVVRESCQVALDMYEYENSAQFQYADGLCKLQASS, from the exons ATGGTGACggagcaggaggtggaggcCATCGGCCGCACGCTGGTGGACGCGGCGCAGCCGCTGCCCGCCCGGTTCCGGGCCCTCTTCACCCTGCGCAACCTGGGCGGCCGCGCGGCCGTGGAGTGGATCAGCCGCGCCTTTGGGGACAGCTCGGCGCTGCTGAAGCATGAACTGGCCTATTGCCTGGGCCAGATGCAGGACGAGGCCGCCATCCCGGTGCTCATCCGCGTGCTGGAGGACACGGCCCAGGAGCCCATGGTCAGGCACGAGGCAG GTGAAGCCCTGGGTGCCATTGGGAACCCCGAGGTGCTGGATGTCCTGAAACGCTATTCCCAGGATCCCGTGGTCGAG gtgGCAGAGACGTGTCAGCTGGCCGTGAGgaggctgcagtggctgcagaacaacaaggagcaggcaggcagcagcccgTACCGCTCTGTGGATCCTGCTCCCCCCGCAGAGGAGACGGACGTCGCCAAGCTCCGGGAGATCCTCCTGGATGAGTCCCAGGAGCTGTTTGAGCGCTACCGGGCCATGTTTGCGCTGCGGAACGTGGGgggccaggctgctgtgctggcactggcagaaG GGCTGCGCTGCGGCAGCGCGCTGTTCCGCCACGAGATCGGCTacgtgctggggcagctgcaggacGAGGCGTGCGTGCCGCAGCTGACGGCGGCGCTGTGCAGCCGCGCCGAGAGCGCCATGGTGCGGCACGAGTGCGCCGAGGCGCTGGGCGCCATCGCCCGGCCCGGCTGCCTGCGCGCCCTGCGCGCCTTCGCGGCCGACGAGGAGCGCGTGGTGCGCGAGAGCTGCCAGGTGGCCCTGGACATGTACGAGTACGAGAACAGCGCCCAGTTCCAGTACGCCGACGGGCTCTGCAAGCTGCAGGCCTCCTCCTGA